GGTCCGCATTCGATCTCGTTGCTGGCGAGACCGGCGGCGCGGCGCAGCAGCGCCCGCAGGCGCGCCAACACCTCCTCCATGTGGAAGGGTTTTGCGACGTAATCGTCGGCGCCAGCATCGATGCCGGCAACCTTGTCGCTCCACCGGTCGCGGGCGGTCAGGATGAGGACCGGCATGAGCCGCCCGTCCCGGCGCCAGGATTCGAGCACGCTCAAGCCGTCGAGCTTGGGCAGACCGAGATCGAGAACGATCGCGTCATAAGGTTCGGTATCGCCGAGAAAATGCCCCTCCTCGCCGTCGAAGGCGCAATCCACCGCATAGCCCGCATCGCCGAGGGCGCTCGCCAATTGCCGGTTCAGGTCCGCGTCGTCCTCGATCACCAGGATTCGCACCGTTCGAGCCCCGCTCGCGTCCGCGTCGATCGTTAACGGCCCAGATTGCCGCTCAGAAGCTGGCCGCTGCGCGCGTCGACGACCACCCGGTCGGCGCGGCCGCCCGGCCCCAGCACCTTGAGCTCGTACACATAGCCGCTTCCGCCCTCGCACAATTGACCGCCGATGACATCGACCGAGTAGCGGCGCCGCAACGTCGAGGCGATGCTGCTGAGCGGCAGCA
The sequence above is a segment of the Hyphomicrobiales bacterium genome. Coding sequences within it:
- a CDS encoding response regulator transcription factor, with the translated sequence MRILVIEDDADLNRQLASALGDAGYAVDCAFDGEEGHFLGDTEPYDAIVLDLGLPKLDGLSVLESWRRDGRLMPVLILTARDRWSDKVAGIDAGADDYVAKPFHMEEVLARLRALLRRAAGLASNEIECGPIRLDTRSARVTVEGTQVRLTSLEFRLLAYLMHHRGRVVSRTELIEHLYDQDFDRDSNTVEVFVGRLRKKIGADAIETVRGLGYRIQVPDDKSDADAP